The genomic region AAAATTAACTATTTATAATTATTAATTTGGTTTTTAATTAGTGTTTTTTCATATTTGTTAACATACTAATTCAAAAACTATATTATGACAAGAAAACTACAAGGCTTTTGGACCTTATTGTTTTTATTCTCCTTTTGTAGCATGTTTGCTCAGGATAGAACAATTTCAGGGACAATTACAGACGACCAGGGTATGCCTTTACCTGGAGTAAACGTCAGGATTAAAGGAACCTCAAGTGGAATCCAATCCGACTTTGATGGAAACTATTCAATTCAGGCACAAAAAGGCGATGTCATCGTTTTTTCTTTTGTAGGACTAAAAACAGCAGAATACACTGTTGCAGATGTTAATACTATTGATGTAATAATGGAAGCCGACCAGGCCCAGCTAGATGAGGTCGTTGTAACAGCATTTGGGATTTCCAGAGAGAAAAAATCATTGGGATATGCCGTATCCGAAGTAAGTAGTGAAGATTTAGAATCCAGAGCTGAAGGCGATGTTGGCCGGCTTTTAAGCGGGAAGGCTTCGGGAGTACAGATTACACAACAAAGTGGTATTTCAGGCTCAGGAACCAACATCATCATTAGAGGATTAAGTTCGTTTAGCGGTAGTAACCAACCCCTGTTCATTGTAGACGGGGTTCCTTTTAGTAGTGACACCAATGCGCAGGGCGATTTTGTTCAGGGCAACAGTGGAGGTAGCAGGTTTTTTGATCTGGATCCAAACAATATCGAAAGCGTAAACGTCTTGAAAGGACTTGCTGCTTCTACACTTTACGGGACCCAGGGTAGAAATGGAGTAATTCTAATTACCACCAAAAACGGCAGTGGTGCTGCCAGTCGTAAAAAACATGAGGTTACGGTAACCTCATCGATATTTTTTAACGAAGTGGCTTCTATTCCAGATTACACCATGAGCTACGGCGGTGGCTTTGACCAGGCCTTTGGTTGGTTTTATAGTAACTGGGGACCAAGCTTTGAAAAAGATGGTGTTGCCGGTTGGGGTTCTGATTCGGCTATAGACGAAAACGGCTATTTACCCCACCCCTATTCTACCGCAAGTTCGGGAACAGGTATTCCTCAGGCATTCCCAGAATTCGCAGATACACCATACCCATGGCAGCCGTATAACAGTGTAGAAGAATTCTTTAGAACGGGCGTTGTTTCGAATACCAGTATTAACTTCTCCGGTTCTTCTAACGACGGTAAAGTCACCTACAATTTAAGTGGTGGTCATTTAGAAGATGAAGGCTTCACGCCCGAAAATAAAGTAGTACGTAACAACCTGGGGATAGGAGGAAAAGCAGAGCTAGCTAATAATTTTATTATCGATGGAACTTTGAACTTTTCGCAAACAGATTTTAAATCTCCACCTGTTTCCGCAGGTGATGGTAATACCGTTTTTGGAGGTGGTGGATCCTCGGTTTTTTCTAACGTCTTCTTTACTCCTAGAAACGTAGATCTCATGGGATTACCTTATCAAAACCCGTTAACTGGGGGGAGTGTTTATTACCGCCAGGCTAACGACATACAGCATCCTTTATGGACAGTTTATAATGCTAGCTCACAGCAGCTTACCAATAGAGTCTATGGAAGTGCAGGAATTACTTATAACTTTACAGATAACTTAAATCTTACTTATCGACTGGGTATCGACCTTTATAATGAAGGTAACTCCAGTTATCAAAATAGAGGCGGATCTACCTCGAACACCAGAATAAGAAGTGGTTTTTACGACACCTGGAACAATGCTAACACCATTTGGGATCACAATCTTACCTTAAACGGGATGTATGACCTTTCTGAAAAAATTGGATTAAACTTTAACATTGGAGCAACAACCAGAAGAACAATTTACGATCGCCAGGGAGTTAGCAGCTCTAACCAGCAAGTCTTTGATGTATTGCGTCATTTTAACTTTATGTTACAAGATGAAATTCAATATTCTGAAGAAAGAAATATAGCTGGGCTTTATGGACAGGTAGAACTAGATTATAATCGATTTTTATATCTAACCATAAACGGCAGGAACGATTGGGTTTCGAACCTTGCTAAGGAGAATAGGTCTATTTTCTATCCAGGGGTTAGTGCTTCTTTTTTACCCACCTCGGCATTCTCAGGACTTAGCAGCGATGCTCTAGGCTTTTTAAAACTAAGAGCAGGTTTTGGAACTTCGGCGAACTTCCCATCTGGATATCCTATTGCAAATCGATTATCCCTAGATACCCAAAGATGGCTGGACGATTCTGGTAACCTGGTTGTAAGTAATACTACCAACAGTGTTCTGGGAAATCCCGATCTAGAGCCAGAAACAATGACAGAAATCGAGTTCGGTGTGGAGTCCAATTGGTTTAAAAACCGCTTTACCTTAAATGCTTCTTACTTTAATCGAATTACCAAAAACCTCCTGGTTAATCGCAGTCTAGATGCCTCTACCGGTTATACGAGTGTTAGAACAAATATTGGTGAAATTAATGTGGAGGGATTAGAGATTGAAGCAGGATTGGACATTTTTAAAAATTCAGATGAGGGTGCTTTCAACTGGAGGATTAATGCAAATTTTAGCACTATAGAACCAACAGTGAAAGATCTTGGACAGGACACAGATATTATTGTTTATGCCGGTTTCTCTAATCTGGGGAATGCTGCCATTGCAGGTAAACCATTAGGAACTATAGTTGGATCTCGAATATTAAGAGACGATAACGGGAATTTTATTACAAACAGTCAGGGAGATTACGTGGTAGAAGCGGGACAATTTGAAATTGGTGATCCAAACCCAGATTATACCTTAAATGTAAGTAGTAATATTTCGTTCAAAAATTTTAGCCTTAATGTACTGTTTACTCATGTATCAGGCGGCGATATTTACAGTCAAACCATCGCAACTTTACTAGGTCGAGGCCTCACTACAGATACTGATAACCGTATTAATCCCTTTATTTTACCAGGGATAAATCAGGACACTGGAGAGCCTAACACAATCCAGATCAACAATTCCCAGTATTATTTTAGTAACATTTTATTTGGACCAGACGAGCTGCAAATTTACGATGGCTCTGTGATAAGACTCCAGGAAGTATCACTGGGCTACTCCTTACCCAAATCATTTTTAGAAAAAACTCCTTTTGGATCTCTATCACTAAAAGTGTCTGGCTATAATCTTTGGTATGATGCTTACAATACCCCAGATGGTATAAACTTCGATCCCAATGTTGCCGCGTTAGGAGTAGGAAATGGACAGGGATTTGATTTTTTAAGCGGACCTAGTTCGAAGAGATACGGAATTAGTATCACCGCTTCATTCTAAAAACTAAAAACAATATGAAAAGTATACGTAAAATATTCGGATTGATCGTTCTGTCAGGACTTTGCTTTTACTCCTGCGAAACGACCGACATGGATTTAACCGAGGACCCTAACTACCTGACGCCTGAACAGGCAAATGTAGATTTCTACCTAAATGCTATTGAAAGATCATATGTAAGTCTTATGCAAAATTTTGGAAACTATGGTGCACAGGTAACAAGAATAGAATATTTAGGAAGTCGGAATTATTTAAATGCCTATGCCCCTACATCTTTTGATGATGAATGGGATCTGGCCTACAGGCAGATTTTAGCAGATGTAGAAGCTATGACCCCAATTGCGCAGGAAAACGAACAATTTCACCACATAGCAATTGCTCAACTACTTTCTGCTAATGTTTTAATTACTCTTGTAGATTTTTTTGGCGATATTCCTTACTCTGAAGCCTTGATGGCCGACGAAGGAAACTTCAATCCTAACTTAGACAATGGTGCTGCTGTTTATAGTGCTGCAGCGCAGTTAATCGATACTGCTATTACCAACTTTAATAAGGAAGCCGCACTTGAGCCTGAATACGATCCATTTTACAATGGGAACTATGAAAACTGGATAAAACTCGCGAATACCTTAAAAATGAAAATCTATCTCCAAACCCGGTTAGTAGACAACTCGGCTTTAAGCAGCTTTAATCAAATTGTTGCCTCAGGAGATTTCATCACCAGTACTGATGAAGATTTTCAGTTTAATTATGGAACTAACGAAAACCAACCAGATACAAGAAATGGAAAATATGCAGGTAATTACAGACCTACAGGAGCTGGAAGCTACCTATCTAATTGGTTGATGGGAACTATGTTAGAAGATGGTGATCCAAGGATCCGGTATTATTTTTACCGGCAGGTAAATGCTGTACCTGGGGAAGAAATAGAGCCCAATGAGCAAACACTAACCTGCTCTATGGAAAATGCTCCACAACATTATATCGATGGCGGATTCACCTTCTGTAGTTTACCAAATGGTTACTGGGGCAGAGATCATGGCGATGATGATGGCACTCCCGGAGACGGTTTCTTAAGAACAACCTACGGAATTTATCCTGCAGGCGGAATGTTTGACGACAGTAGATTTGCACCGGTGTCTCAAGGTGCCGGAGCTGCCGGCGCCGGTATAACTCCATTAATGCTTGCATCCTGGGTAGATTTTATGAGAGCTGAAATGGCAATGGTAGAAGGAGATGTTGCTGCCGCTCAAGAATTTGTTGTAAGTGGTACAGCAAAGTCTATAACTAAAGTACGTTCTTTTGGTGCTCTAGATGAAGACGCAGATTTAAGCCTTGCTCCATCTGAAGAACAAGTGAATAGTTTTTTATCTGGAATTGAAACAGCCTTCATAGAAGCAGATACAGAAGAAAAATGGAATCTACTTGCCGAAGAATTTTGGATTTCTTGTTTTGGAAATGGTATTTTGAACTATAATTTCTATCGAAGAACTGGCTATCCAACCACTTTACAACCTAATAGAGAACCAAACCCGGGAGGTTTTATAAGATCCTTTAGGTATCCTGCCAATTTAGTAAATAACAACTCGTCTATTTCGCAAAAACAGGAAGTTACCACTACAGTCTTCTGGGATACCAATCCGGCCTCTCCTTCTTTTCCTGAGTCGAACTAAATAAAAAACTATGATGAAACATTATACAAAATATATCATTCCGTTTTTTGCCTTCTTTCTGTTACTTGGTTGTACGGAAAAAGACAATACTGTAGACAAGGTATTTCAGGATACTGTTTACGGGGCAATATTAAGAACAACACAAACCATAAGTACTTCTTACAATGCTTTTGACCCCTCCTCTCTCTTTTCGATAATGTTGGAAGAACAAGATGAAGAAATGGGAAATTTATTAGCATCTGTAGACATATATATCTCTTTTGAGGACAATCAGGAAGATGCTATGGATAAAAGTGTTAGCGAAGTTTTATTGGTAAACATTCCGGCATCAGATTTTACTACCGGAGATAATGGTTTGCCTGTAATTCAATTTGAAAGATCTTTAGCTGAAGCTGCCAGTGCAGTTGGAATTTCTGATAGCGATTACAGCGGAGGCGATCGCTTTATCTATCGTATGGTTTTAAATTTAACCGATGGAAGATCATATACCAACACCGATTATGGGGGGACGGTATCCAATAGTTCATTCTTTAGGTCACCACTTATTTATTATGTTGGAGTAAACTGTACGCCGATTACTCCTATTCCCGGCACCTATAGTATAGATCTACAGGATAGTTACGGGGATGGCTGGAATGGCGCCTCTATAGTGGTTACCATCGATGGTGTTGCTGAATCCTATACCTTAGATTCTGGCTCATCCGGTTCTTTTTCTATAAGTGTTCCTGAAGATACAGAAGAATTATCTTTTGTATTTAACTCAGGAGATTGGGATGGTGAAGTTACGTTCCAAATTTACGCTCCCAATGGAGAAATAGCTTCTGAGCAGGGACCAAGTCCAGGCGTAGGGGAAATACCGCTTAGTATATGTCCAGATTAATTTAATACCTATTTGTTTTAGCTTTAAGGCTGTCTGTAATAATTAAGGCAGCCTTTTCTTCTTAAAATATTTCATTATGAAAAAAACAAATATAAGTTGTTTAGTATGTTTCCTACTTGCTATTACTTTATCAGTTACCGCACAGGTAACTACGCCTAAACCAGACCACTTCAAGTCGATAACAGACGGCGGCACAGGAAGTCAACCTATTCTTAATACGATTATGCATGACCTTTTGGATGATAAAATAACCTATAAATCAAATCTTAAAACCATAGGATCGCCTTATTTAAAAGAAAAGTACCAAATCGCAACTTTATTTTATAAAGAAGAATTACAGGAGCATTTTTATATTCGTCACAATATTTTAAATGACGAAATTGAATTAAAGAAAAGTATGCTACCTAACGAACAACCTAAAGCATTAATCAGAGATCCAGGTATAAAGCTAGTTCTTGAAGATGGTAAGGCAATTTGCTTCAAAAAGTATCGCTCAAAAAAGGCGACATTAAAAGGGGATTTATCTATACTCTAAATGACTCTGCCACTTATACTATTTATAAAGCTATACATGCAAAATTTTCTAAGGGTCACACTGCACACACTGCAACAAGTTCGATGGTAAAAGAAGTTCCTCATCGATTTTCGCATTTCAGTAGTTATTATTTTACTTCTATTCCAAAAGGAACCTTATATCCTTTACCGTCAAATTATAAAAAATTTCTCCAGAATTTGAAGCCGGAAATTCAGAAAAAATTAAAAGCCTACATCAAAGAAAACGGACTGAATTTTAAAGATGAAAATGAGATTAAACTAATTTTCGATTATTTGAAAAGCATTTTATAAATAAAAGTCATAAAATTGAACAATTTGATAAGGGCTAATGACTTAAACTTTATGCTCACAAGAGTTTTCATGATAAATTCCAACCTACTCTTTATATAATTCTGTATGCATTGGTAAAGAAAATAAAGAAAGTTTTTGGAAGTAATGTTAAGATTTAAGATTATGAACCGCCATTTCAAAACGACTTTTATGGAAGAAAATCAAATGGAATAGCGGTTGATCGTCCCGGTCATGTCTATTTCACAGGAATTATATAATAATCTAAGATTCTCAGACTAAGAAGGGCAGTTTACCTATTCGAGATGATGTAAAAGTACAAGACCATAAATTAAACACTCCTGAAGTTACACTTTTGGCAATTCCCATCCGTTGTGGTAACGGGCGCTTACCAGAGCATCAGCCTCTGAATCTTTAAAAGAACCGCTGGTGGCATCCCAATAGATTTTTTTACCGGTTTTATAAGCGATATTACCCATATGTGCGGTAATCGCGGCTACACTCCCTGTTTCTACCCCGCATGCCAGTGCGCTTTTATCGTTGTTGCGTATAGCAGTTACAAAGTTTTTAGCGTGTTTATCAAGCGCATTACCTTCGGGTTTAGTGAGTTCTACCCGGTCTATTTTGTTTTTCCACTCACCTTCTACACGCTCGCCTTCGGGGAGGACTTCCCATCCACCACGGTTAACTATCAGTGTTCCGTTATTGCCGATAAAGGCAATGCCTTCGGTACGGCCATAGGGACCACCGTCAATCCCGGTAGCGTGTTCCCAGAGAAGGTTATAATTATCAAATTCATACACGGTTTGAAGGGTATCCGGTGTTTCGGAAGCATCATCAGGGTAGGCAAGCTTTCCGCCAGAAGCTAAAATAGATTTTGGCGCTTTAGCTCCCATCGCAAACAGTGCTATGTCGAGTTCGTGCACCCCCCAATCGGTCATCAAGCCCCCTGCATAATCCCAAAACCAACGAAAATTGAAATGGAAGCGGTTTTCATTAAACGGACGTTTGGGAGCAGGACCTAGCCACATCGCATAATCTACTCCGGGAGGCGGAGTCGTATTGGGTTTTTCGGGAACAGGATTCATCCATCCCTGATAGGCCCAGCATTTCACGAGTCTTATTTGTCCAAGTTTACCCGATTGTACGTACTTAATCGCCTCGTCATATTGCTGCCCGCTACGCTGCCACTGTCCTACCTGCACCAACTTCTCTGAAGCATTGGCAGCTTTAAGCATCACGTTACATTCTTCAATACTGTTAGCCAAAGGTTTCTCTACATAAACGTGTTTACCGGCCTGCAGGGCATCTACCATATTGAGGCAGTGCCAATGGTCTGGCGTACCGATGATCACCACATCAATATCTTTATTCTCAAGCATTTTTCTATAATCGGTATACAGTTTCGGAGCCTTTCCTGTCATTTTTTTAAGTTCACCTGCACGGCGGTCCAGCACCCGCTGGTCTACATCTGCCAGTGCAATGCAGGTAACGTTAGGCAATTTTAAATGCGCCTGCATATTAGACCATCCCATCCCGTTACAGCCTATTAAACCAAAGTTAAGCCGGTCATTGGCTCCAAAAATAGAAACCGGGTTTGCCAAAAGAGAACCTGACAGGCTAAGACCAGCAGTAGCTAAAGTAGTTTGCTGCAAAAATTTTCGTCTGGGAAGCTTACTCATAACGTATGATTTAAAACTATTTTTCACAATATAGTCAATTTTACTCTAACGTTTTTAAAGAATTAGTAATTCTCCCGGAAGTCTGTAATTAAACTCTGACGCGAAACCTAAAACAAATATTAATTGGGTACAATCAAGGAAACGGATTTTACTTTTTCTATTTATATAACTCAAAAAATAACCCTGAAATTAAGCAATTCTAACTGTAGTGGTTTAGCGCAATGCAAACATTAAGAAACTATACAATAATTTTTACGTTTCATTTTATTCGCCTACGTAAACAGAATACGCTATAAGCGTATAAATGTTTTATACGCGACACTGTTTTGGTCACCCGTTTATTGCGAAAAATAACACAATAATCGAAACTACACTTTGGAGTAATTCGAAGTCTGGGGGTCTCTCCCTTTACAGAGGTTGGTTGGGTTTAAATCAGGCAAATTTATTTCATCAGATGACAAATTTTAAAAAACAAACATAAAAATAATTTAAATTCATTAATTATAATAAAAAATTAAACAATAAACTGTATTTAACTTAATTTAACTAATTATAATTAATTTTAAAAATAATTAGTATTTTAGCATTAGCTAAATCCTGTAATTGAAACAGGATGGGAATAAAAATTATAAAATTAAATTACTGATCGGTAATTCGGTAATTTGTAATTTAGCCGAAAAGAGCTGCTCAAAACTGAACAGCTCTTGTTTTTAGGCAAAAAATCTCCCGAAATTTGAAGCCTTAAATTCAAAAAAAAGCAAAAAGTTTACATCAAATAAAGTCGACTGAATCTTGAATAGGTGGATAAAACTCAACTAACTTTGATTATTTGAACAGCTGTTTATAAATAAGCGGCATAAAATTAAAAAATCTCATGCCGCTGTCATCACTTTAATTCTAATATCCATTAAGCATTCACAAATGCTATCAACGTTTTTGTGATAAATTCAATCTGCTCTTTATCTAATTCGGTATGCATTGGTAAAGAAATCACTTCTTTTACCAATTGATTGGTAACTTCAAAATCAGCTTCGTTGTACCGCTCATCTGCATAGGCCTTTTGTTTATGAAGCGGAATTGGATAATACACTCCACATGGGATATTATTTTCCTGAAAATGCTTTACTAAAGCATCTCTTTTGCCATTTGTAATTTTTAATGTGTATTGATGAAATACATGAGTATCATCATTTCCTACACGAAGCGGCGTAATTATATGCTCCTGAGCTTTAAAAGCAACATCATAAAGATCTGCCGCTTTTCTTCTAGCATTATTATAGGAATCTAATTTTGGTAATTTGGCTCTTAATACCGCTGCCTGCAAACTGTCCAATCTTGAATTTACACCTACAACATCATGATGGTATCGCTCGTACATTCCATGGTTCACTACTCCGCGAATAGTATGTGCCAATTCATCATCATTGGTAAAAATCGCGCCGCCATCACCATAACATCCTAAATTTTTAGAGGGAAAGAAAGAAGTGGCTCCAATATGCCCAATAGTTCCGGTTTTATGGCTTACTCCCGTCTTATCATGATAATTTCCACCTATTGCCTGCGCATTATCTTCTATAACGAAAAGATTATTTGCCGTCGCAATATCCATTATCTCATCCATATTTGCCGTTTGCCCAAACAAATGTACAGGTACAATCGCTTTGGTTTTTGGTGTAATTGCGGCTTTAACTTTTTCAGGATCGATATTAAAAGTATCAGGTTCTACATCTACAAGAACAGGAGTTAAACCTAAAAGGGCAATAACCTCTACAGTGGCGGCAAAGGTGAAATCTGCTGTAATGACTTCGTCACCGGGTTTTAGACCCAAGCCCATCATAGCTATTTGCAAAGCATCTGTACCGTTCCCGCAAGGGATCACATGTTTTACGCCAAGATATTCTTCCAGTTCTTTTTGAAAATTCTGAACTTCAGGTCCGTTTATAAAAGCTGTTGAGGTAATCACCTCCTCAAAAGAAGAACTAATCTGATCTTTTATTCCTTCATATTGACCTTTAAGGTCAACCATCTGTATCTTTCTCATTTGTTTTTTCTTGTGGAGTCAAAATTACGAAATATAGCAGCTATTGCCATACATTTTTAATGAAACCCCTACTTTTGTAATCCAAATTCTTTGTTTTGCGAGGTACTTATAATTTACTCACTTATGTAGCCAAAGCTGCACTTCCTTTACCAGCCATGTTTAATCCAAAACTTAAACTATTTGTGGAAGGCAGAAAAAAGGTTTTTAAGCAATTGGAGAAAATTGATTTTTCTGAAGATTGGGTTTGGTTCCATGCCGCTTCTTTAGGAGAATTCGAACAGGCAGTACCTATAATGGAAGCCATAAAAGAAAATTATGCAACTTATAAAATTTTAGTAAGTTTTTATTCGCCCTCGGGTTACGAGAATAAGAAAAAACACCCATTGGCTGATGCCATAGTGTATTTACCGCTGGATACGCCAAAAAATGCAAAACGCTTTGTATCAATCATTAAACCAAAGCTAGCATTTTTTATCAAATACGATATCTGGCCTAACTTTTTAAAAGAATTACAAATCCAGAACATTCGTACGTTTCTAATTTCAGGGGCATTTAGAAAAGATCAGATCTATTTTAAACCCTATGGTGGTCTATTTAGAGAAGCGCTTCGGGTTTTTGAACATATTTTTCTTCAGAATGAAACCTCGAAAGAGCTTTTAAAAACAATTAATATTACAAATACTACGGTAAGTGGTGACACCCGTTTTGACCGTGTTGCCAGGCAATTAGAATATGACAATC from Zunongwangia profunda SM-A87 harbors:
- a CDS encoding SusC/RagA family TonB-linked outer membrane protein; this encodes MTRKLQGFWTLLFLFSFCSMFAQDRTISGTITDDQGMPLPGVNVRIKGTSSGIQSDFDGNYSIQAQKGDVIVFSFVGLKTAEYTVADVNTIDVIMEADQAQLDEVVVTAFGISREKKSLGYAVSEVSSEDLESRAEGDVGRLLSGKASGVQITQQSGISGSGTNIIIRGLSSFSGSNQPLFIVDGVPFSSDTNAQGDFVQGNSGGSRFFDLDPNNIESVNVLKGLAASTLYGTQGRNGVILITTKNGSGAASRKKHEVTVTSSIFFNEVASIPDYTMSYGGGFDQAFGWFYSNWGPSFEKDGVAGWGSDSAIDENGYLPHPYSTASSGTGIPQAFPEFADTPYPWQPYNSVEEFFRTGVVSNTSINFSGSSNDGKVTYNLSGGHLEDEGFTPENKVVRNNLGIGGKAELANNFIIDGTLNFSQTDFKSPPVSAGDGNTVFGGGGSSVFSNVFFTPRNVDLMGLPYQNPLTGGSVYYRQANDIQHPLWTVYNASSQQLTNRVYGSAGITYNFTDNLNLTYRLGIDLYNEGNSSYQNRGGSTSNTRIRSGFYDTWNNANTIWDHNLTLNGMYDLSEKIGLNFNIGATTRRTIYDRQGVSSSNQQVFDVLRHFNFMLQDEIQYSEERNIAGLYGQVELDYNRFLYLTINGRNDWVSNLAKENRSIFYPGVSASFLPTSAFSGLSSDALGFLKLRAGFGTSANFPSGYPIANRLSLDTQRWLDDSGNLVVSNTTNSVLGNPDLEPETMTEIEFGVESNWFKNRFTLNASYFNRITKNLLVNRSLDASTGYTSVRTNIGEINVEGLEIEAGLDIFKNSDEGAFNWRINANFSTIEPTVKDLGQDTDIIVYAGFSNLGNAAIAGKPLGTIVGSRILRDDNGNFITNSQGDYVVEAGQFEIGDPNPDYTLNVSSNISFKNFSLNVLFTHVSGGDIYSQTIATLLGRGLTTDTDNRINPFILPGINQDTGEPNTIQINNSQYYFSNILFGPDELQIYDGSVIRLQEVSLGYSLPKSFLEKTPFGSLSLKVSGYNLWYDAYNTPDGINFDPNVAALGVGNGQGFDFLSGPSSKRYGISITASF
- a CDS encoding SusD/RagB family nutrient-binding outer membrane lipoprotein, whose translation is MKSIRKIFGLIVLSGLCFYSCETTDMDLTEDPNYLTPEQANVDFYLNAIERSYVSLMQNFGNYGAQVTRIEYLGSRNYLNAYAPTSFDDEWDLAYRQILADVEAMTPIAQENEQFHHIAIAQLLSANVLITLVDFFGDIPYSEALMADEGNFNPNLDNGAAVYSAAAQLIDTAITNFNKEAALEPEYDPFYNGNYENWIKLANTLKMKIYLQTRLVDNSALSSFNQIVASGDFITSTDEDFQFNYGTNENQPDTRNGKYAGNYRPTGAGSYLSNWLMGTMLEDGDPRIRYYFYRQVNAVPGEEIEPNEQTLTCSMENAPQHYIDGGFTFCSLPNGYWGRDHGDDDGTPGDGFLRTTYGIYPAGGMFDDSRFAPVSQGAGAAGAGITPLMLASWVDFMRAEMAMVEGDVAAAQEFVVSGTAKSITKVRSFGALDEDADLSLAPSEEQVNSFLSGIETAFIEADTEEKWNLLAEEFWISCFGNGILNYNFYRRTGYPTTLQPNREPNPGGFIRSFRYPANLVNNNSSISQKQEVTTTVFWDTNPASPSFPESN
- a CDS encoding Gfo/Idh/MocA family protein, with protein sequence MSKLPRRKFLQQTTLATAGLSLSGSLLANPVSIFGANDRLNFGLIGCNGMGWSNMQAHLKLPNVTCIALADVDQRVLDRRAGELKKMTGKAPKLYTDYRKMLENKDIDVVIIGTPDHWHCLNMVDALQAGKHVYVEKPLANSIEECNVMLKAANASEKLVQVGQWQRSGQQYDEAIKYVQSGKLGQIRLVKCWAYQGWMNPVPEKPNTTPPPGVDYAMWLGPAPKRPFNENRFHFNFRWFWDYAGGLMTDWGVHELDIALFAMGAKAPKSILASGGKLAYPDDASETPDTLQTVYEFDNYNLLWEHATGIDGGPYGRTEGIAFIGNNGTLIVNRGGWEVLPEGERVEGEWKNKIDRVELTKPEGNALDKHAKNFVTAIRNNDKSALACGVETGSVAAITAHMGNIAYKTGKKIYWDATSGSFKDSEADALVSARYHNGWELPKV
- a CDS encoding DegT/DnrJ/EryC1/StrS family aminotransferase, coding for MRKIQMVDLKGQYEGIKDQISSSFEEVITSTAFINGPEVQNFQKELEEYLGVKHVIPCGNGTDALQIAMMGLGLKPGDEVITADFTFAATVEVIALLGLTPVLVDVEPDTFNIDPEKVKAAITPKTKAIVPVHLFGQTANMDEIMDIATANNLFVIEDNAQAIGGNYHDKTGVSHKTGTIGHIGATSFFPSKNLGCYGDGGAIFTNDDELAHTIRGVVNHGMYERYHHDVVGVNSRLDSLQAAVLRAKLPKLDSYNNARRKAADLYDVAFKAQEHIITPLRVGNDDTHVFHQYTLKITNGKRDALVKHFQENNIPCGVYYPIPLHKQKAYADERYNEADFEVTNQLVKEVISLPMHTELDKEQIEFITKTLIAFVNA
- a CDS encoding 3-deoxy-D-manno-octulosonic acid transferase; this encodes MRGTYNLLTYVAKAALPLPAMFNPKLKLFVEGRKKVFKQLEKIDFSEDWVWFHAASLGEFEQAVPIMEAIKENYATYKILVSFYSPSGYENKKKHPLADAIVYLPLDTPKNAKRFVSIIKPKLAFFIKYDIWPNFLKELQIQNIRTFLISGAFRKDQIYFKPYGGLFREALRVFEHIFLQNETSKELLKTINITNTTVSGDTRFDRVARQLEYDNQLDFIAQFKDQKTCIVAGSTWPEDDALLLEYINTASEDVKFIIAPHEIKNEKIQRLKAQIVKKTVLFSEKKDSKINQYQVLIIDTIGLLTKVYSYADIAYVGGAAGKSGLHNILEPATFGLPIIIGKNFDKFPEAKQLEKLAGLFSVASAEELFKIMTKMVKDEQFRSKTGMISGHFINSNTGATQSVLSYLKRNH